One Coffea eugenioides isolate CCC68of unplaced genomic scaffold, Ceug_1.0 ScVebR1_44;HRSCAF=240, whole genome shotgun sequence DNA segment encodes these proteins:
- the LOC113758285 gene encoding putative disease resistance protein RGA1, producing the protein MESLVKILNSPIIREELGLLCGIETEIQKLSSLLSATKAVIEDAEHKQFTNKAIQHWLQKLNLIAYEVDDILDDYVTEVSREPKCDNVCCNVLDCLPATSNIWFRHKIGARIKEINGKFDAVAKQRTQLGLSDHTQVGSTAPSETGAVVNEPELVLGRDVEKEKIVEILVKQVKDNQKVSVLPIVGVGGLGKTTLAQLVFNDESIAKHFEPKLWAWVSEKFDVKKIIKDLIESAEKASTGDLALNALQIKLQSLLKGKRYLLVLDDVWNYKKEEWEKLKSVLACGSTGSSIVITTRMEKVAEIMGTLHMHSLLSLSSDQCWSLFWQRAFRLEEANKYPKLEAIGLEIVNKCGGVPLAAKTLGGLLRSTREEKRWNYVKCSEIWNLPQDETDILPALKLSYLTLPVEYRSCFAYCAVFPKGSEIEKEEVIHLWMANGLISSNEMMEVEDVGDAVWTELHNRSLFQDVEKDWSVNVLTFKMHDLVHDLAQFVMNGKHDGRESDRTIRNLTLDWPGDQLTVAFPIRRMAGTDQYSSFLLKCGSLRALTSMGTELSLAVSNLKHLRHLNLSRSDIDELPNSICDLWNLQILNLNYCFQLRSLPKGMRFLRNLRHLCLRGCFNLTHMPSGIGKLTCLRTLSMVVLPLSELRDLNNLRGELTIMHLERIEDKKDAEEACLIKKQSLRELNLYWDSERTVQRYNDKEVLEALKPCPNLQLLHVLGFNGSSFPSWISTVTEVCVGESAAEYIVGVQESTAAAVAMSPSSLKQLELENMPNLKGMLGREVQGTPGVFSQLQSLSFKDCPMLTLPLPRMLSLKELCVDSCPNMAWASISNLTSLNFLTIKNIEGLSCFPEEMLQNLSLLESLQISFCRELNTLPEEGLRGLASLHELHLYGCRNLVSLSMGTTALKSLTHLSIGGSDLTVLPEEVEHFPALQKLDLSGFFNLTSLPDWFGDHLTSLQDLTLRDCPKLETLPSSIQMMTTLQSLTITWCDLLGPRCERGGEEWYKIKHIPDLKIQ; encoded by the coding sequence ATGGAAAGCCTCGTAAAAATTCTGAATTCTCCCATAATCCGCGAGGAGCTTGGATTGCTTTGTGGTATTGAAACAGAGATACAAAAGCTTTCAAGCTTGCTATCAGCAACCAAAGCAGTGATTGAAGATGCCGAGCATAAGCAATTTACTAACAAGGCAATTCAACATTGGCTGCAGAAGCTCAACCTTATTGCTTATGAAGTCGACGACATATTAGATGATTATGTAACTGAAGTCTCAAGAGAACCGAAGTGCGACAACGTATGTTGTAATGTATTGGATTGCCTTCCAGCAACATCAAACATATGGTTTCGCcacaagattggagcaaggaTAAAGGAAATCAATGGAAAATTTGATGCAGTTGCTAAGCAGAGAACACAGCTTGGTTTGAGTGATCACACTCAGGTTGGTTCCACTGCACCAAGTGAGACTGGAGCCGTGGTAAATGAACCTGAACTAGTCCTTGGAAGGGACGTGGAGAAAGAGAAGATTGTAGAAATATTGGTGAAGCAAGTCAAAGATAATCAAAAAGTATCAGTGCTCCCTATAGTGGGCGTTGGAGGCCTTGGAAAGACAACACTTGCCCAATTGGTGTTCAATGATGAGAGCATAGCCAAGCATTTTGAGCCAAAACTCTGGGCTTGGGTTTCAGAGAAATTTGATGTGAAGAAGATAATAAAAGACTTAATTGAGTCTGCAGAAAAGGCTTCTACTGGAGACTTAGCCTTGAATGCTCTCCAGATAAAACTTCAAAGTttattaaaagggaaaagataTTTGCTTGTCCTAGATGATGTCTGGAATTATAAGAAAGAGGAATGGGAGAAACTGAAATCTGTTTTAGCATGCGGATCAACAGGTAGTTCAATTGTCATAACAACTCGCATGGAAAAGGTTGCCGAAATAATGGGGACATTACATATGCATAGTCTGTTGAGTTTGTCAAGTGATCAATGCTGGTCACTATTTTGGCAACGGGCTTTTCGTCTTGAAGAGGCAAACAAATATCCTAAACTTGAAGCTATTGGACTAGAGATTGTAAACAAATGTGGAGGTGTTCCATTAGCTGCAAAGACTCTTGGAGGCCTTCTGCGGTCAACGAGAGAAGAAAAACGATGGAACTATGTGAAATGTAGTGAAATTTGGAACTTACCTCAAGATGAGACAGATATCTTGCCTGCATTGAAATTGAGCTACCTTACTCTTCCGGTAGAGTACAGAAGTTGCTTTGCATATTGTGCAGTATTTCCCAAGGGCTctgaaattgaaaaagaagaagtaATACATTTGTGGATGGCAAATGGATTAATTTCATCTAATGAAATGATGGAAGTGGAAGATGTTGGTGATGCAGTATGGACTGAACTACATAATAGATCATTGTTCCAAGATGTGGAGAAAGATTGGTCTGTTAATGTTCTCACTTTTAAGATGCATGACCTTGTTCATGATCTGGCTCAATTCGTGATGAATGGTAAACACGATGGAAGAGAATCAGATAGAACCATCCGGAATCTGACATTGGATTGGCCAGGTGATCAGCTAACAGTGGCTTTTCCAATTAGAAGAATGGCAGGCACTGATCAGTACTCTTCTTTCTTGTTGAAATGTGGTTCCCTGAGGGCGCTCACTAGTATGGGGACAGAGTTGTCACTTGCAGTAAGCAACTTGAAACATTTAAGACATTTAAATCTTTCAAGATCTGACATTGATGAACTACCTAATTCAATTTGTGACTTGTGGAATTTGCAAATTTTAAACCTGAATTATTGTTTTCAACTTCGGAGTCTACCCAAGGGCATGAGATTCCTTAGAAATCTTCGACATCTATGTCTGCGGGGGTGCTTTAATTTGACTCACATGCCAAGTGGAATTGGGAAGTTGACTTGCTTGCGGACGTTGAGTATGGTCGTCCTGCCACTAAGTGAGTTGCGAGACTTAAATAACCTTAGAGGTGAGCTAACAATTATGCACCTTGAGAGGATTGAAGACAAAAAGGATGCAGAAGAAGCTTGCTTAATTAAGAAACAGAGTCTCCGCGAGTTGAATTTGTATTGGGATTCCGAAAGAACGGTTCAACGGTACAATGATAAGGAAGTGCTCGAAGCCCTCAAACCCTGCCCCAACCTTCAACTGCTGCATGTCCTAGGCTTCAACGGTTCATCATTTCCATCTTGGATTTCAACTGTAACAGAAGTTTGTGTGGGCGAGAGTGCAGCGGAGTACATAGTTGGGGTCCAAGAGAGTACTGCCGCTGCTGTTGCAATGTCCCCATCTTCGTTGAAACAGCTGGAGTTAGAGAACATGCCCAACCTAAAAGGAATGTTAGGAAGAGAAGTCCAAGGTACTCCAGGGGTATTCTCTCAACTTCAATCCTTGTCCTTTAAGGATTGCCCAATGTTGACATTGCCACTGCCACGTATGCTGTCCCTAAAGGAGTTATGCGTCGACAGTTGCCCGAACATGGCATGGGCTTCAATCTCCAATCTCACTAGTCTTAACTTCCTTACAATTAAGAACATTGAAGGATTGAGTTGTTTTCCGGAAGAGATGCTACAAAATCTTAGTCTTCTTGAATCGCTGCAAATTAGTTTTTGTCGCGAGCTGAACACTCTGCCAGAAGAAGGATTGCGAGGCCTTGCTTCTTTGCATGAACTCCATTTGTACGGTTGCCGTAATTTGGTGAGCCTCTCAATGGGGACTACAGCCCTCAAATCCCTGACTCATCTAAGCATCGGAGGGTCAGACTTGACAGTTCTGCCAGAGGAAGTCGAACATTTCCCCGCACTACAAAAACTAGATCTGTCCGGTTTTTTCAATCTAACTTCATTGCCAGACTGGTTTGGAGACCACCTCACTTCTCTTCAAGACCTGACACTACGGGATTGTCCGAAGCTTGAAACACTTCCATCCAGCATTCAAATGATGACGACACTCCAAAGTTTGACAATAACTTGGTGCGATCTACTGGGACCACGGTGTGAAAGGGGAGGAGAGGAATGGTACAAAATTAAGCACATCCCGGACCTGAAAATTCAGTAA